In Erigeron canadensis isolate Cc75 chromosome 6, C_canadensis_v1, whole genome shotgun sequence, the following are encoded in one genomic region:
- the LOC122605628 gene encoding kelch-like protein 12 produces MNQWILRPSLFWKNIYIAGASVTDRLFVAGGEQGGQSSSEVEYLDLNIGKWFPTHSMQSKRSAPAAAELNNALYVTGGCDGVSYLSSVERLDPREGAWCNLPNMKTRKKCHSMVVLNGKIYTLGGFEGDKYVATVEYFDSRMGSWVETEPMNVSRGNFGAFVIQEKLYAIGGVKKNGEILDIVECYEEESCHSESIREKEPFFRDCVVIFNCYLTRGWIGLFCGLLGREGRKWSMATCTLIKKKSH; encoded by the exons ATGAACCAATGGATTTTACGACCATCTCTATTTTGGAAAAACATATACATTGCTGGTGCTTCAGTTACGGACAGACTTTTTGTAGCCGGCGGTGAACAGGGAGGCCAGAGTTCTTCAGAGGTGGAATATCTTGATCTGAATATTGGGAAATGGTTTCCCACTCATTCAATGCAAAGCAAG AGGTCAGCTCCAGCAGCAGCGGAACTGAACAACGCACTTTATGTTACTGGTGGATGTGATGGAGTATCTTACCTGAG TTCGGTTGAAAGACTTGATCCCCGTGAAGGAGCATGGTGCAATCTTCCAAACATGAAGACAAGGAAAAAGTGCCACTCAATGGTTGTGCTAAACGGGAAAAT ATACACTCTGGGTGGATTTGAAGGAGACAAGTATGTTGCAACAGTGGAATATTTTGATTCTCGAATGGGTTCTTGGGTGGAAACTGAGCCCATGAACGTCTCTAGAGGCAACTTTGGTGCATTTGTGATTCAGGAAAAACTGTATGCAATAGGTGGAGTGAAGAAAAATGGTGAAATTTTGGACATA GTTGAATGTTATGAAGAGGAAAGTTGCCACTCTGAAAGCATTCGGGAAAAGGAGCCATTTTTCCGCGATTGTGTTGTGATTTTTAATTGTTACTTAACACGAGGCTGGATTGGTCTTTTTTGTGGTTTATTGGGGCGGGAGGGACGAAAATGGAGCATGGCTACTTGtacattgataaaaaaaaaaagtcattga